From a single Miscanthus floridulus cultivar M001 chromosome 8, ASM1932011v1, whole genome shotgun sequence genomic region:
- the LOC136475305 gene encoding phenolic glucoside malonyltransferase 1-like, with the protein MAPTPLLHPVTVLDQFHVTPSPAPAAGQPRALPLTFFDLVFWAIPPVQRLFFYDNADLLDVSDFTLGELPRFRRSLAAALHHFYPLAGKLTCELADEGVAPPEVVFSDGDSVPLTVAVGSDDFRDLAGDNARDTTRIRPLLPALPKHGGSRSQQGVLAVQITVFPRVGICIGTTVHHAVADGSSYAHFLSTWTAAHRRGPERNGAVAMDVPPLFDRGVVRDDAGLREAFLRDHRALGTAGGHERLDDWDLSRRPGVVLATFRFTEKQLRALGRRVESETSARCSPYALACGAAWAGIVHARGGGRGLEGAPAPDAHFGFVTGCKPRASPPVPANYFGNCLGLCRVQAKRGELTAAVASAAIWRAIEGLAEVGSVFRGSRGWVRWVQEYASARAVTVAGSPKLGVYAAADFGGAWGRPTKVEIASVERTGALALAESGRDGDGGIEVGLALPRAEMETFRTFYLDLLASLG; encoded by the coding sequence ATGGCGCCTACACCACTTCTTCACCCCGTGACTGTCCTGGACCAGTTTCACGTCACGCCGTCGCCGGCACCGGCGGCAGGGCAGCCACGGGCGCTGCCGCTCACCTTCTTCGACCTCGTCTTCTGGGCCATCCCGCCCGTGCAGCGTCTCTTCTTCTACGACAACGCCGACCTCCTCGACGTCTCGGACTTCACGCTCGGCGAGCTGCCACGGTTTAGGAGGTCCCTCGCCGCCGCGCTGCACCACTTCTATCCGTTGGCGGGGAAGTTGACGTGCGAGTTGGCCGACGAGGGCGTGGCGCCGCCGGAGGTCGTGTTCTCCGACGGCGACTCCGTCCCGCTAACCGTGGCCGTCGGCAGCGACGACTTCCGAGACCTCGCCGGCGACAACGCCCGCGACACCACGAGGATACGTCCGCTGCTCCCCGCGCTGCCAAAACACGGCGGGTCTCGGTCCCAACAGGGCGTCCTCGCCGTCCAGATTACGGTGTTCCCACGCGTCGGCATTTGCATCGGCACGACGGTGCACCACGCCGTGGCCGACGGCTCCAGCTACGCGCACTTCCTCAGCACGTGGACCGCCGCCCACCGCCGCGGCCCCGAGCGCAACGGGGCGGTGGCGATGGACGTGCCCCCGCTGTTCGACCGCGGCGTCGTGCGGGACGACGCCGGCCTCCGGGAGGCGTTCCTGCGCGACCACCGAGCGCTCGGTACAGCCGGCGGCCACGAGCGCCTCGACGACTGGGACCTCAGTCGCCGCCCTGGCGTCGTGCTCGCCACGTTCCGGTTCACCGAGAAGCAACTCCGCGCGCTCGGGAGGCGCGTCGAGTCGGAGACCTCGGCGCGGTGCTCACCGTACGCGCTGGCGTGCGGCGCCGCGTGGGCCGGCATCGTGCAcgcgcgcggcggcggcagggGCTTGGAAGGAGCTCCGGCACCCGACGCGCACTTCGGGTTCGTGACGGGGTGCAAGCCCCGCGCGAGCCCGCCTGTACCTGCGAACTACTTCGGCAACTGCCTCGGTCTGTGCCGCGTCCAAGCAAAGCGGGGCGAACTCACCGCGGCGGTCGCCTCGGCTGCCATATGGCGCGCGATCGAGGGGCTGGCCGAGGTAGGGAGCGTGTTCCGGGGATCTCGGGGGTGGGTGCGCTGGGTGCAGGAGTACGCTTCGGCGCGGGCGGTGACCGTGGCCGGGTCGCCGAAGCTGGGCGTCTACGCGGCCGCGGATTTCGGCGGGGCGTGGGGCAGGCCGACGAAGGTGGAGATCGCATCGGTGGAACGCACGGGCGCGCTGGCGCTGGCGGAGAGCGGCCGCGACGGAGACGGCGGCATCGAGGTTGGGCTGGCGCTCCCGCGCGCCGAGATGGAGACGTTCCGTACGTTTTACCTCGACCTGTTGGCCAGCCTCGGTTGA
- the LOC136475306 gene encoding protein CDI-like produces MSSTNLAGAGAEPFRVFVGYDPREDMAYRVCRRSLLRRSSIPLEITPIVQQELREAGLYWRERGPTESTEFSFTRFLTPYLAGYRGWALFVDCDFLFVSDVAALARLAADADPRHAVLCVHHDYTPTEATKMDGAVQTSYPRKNWSSMVLFDCGHPKNRAALTPEAVSTRSGAYLHRFMWLDDDEVGEVPFVWNFLVGHNRVDPAEEAGTAPCAIHYTSGGPWFERYRDCEFADLWVQERAAYEAEEADKDVDGYMAPAVVSVEVDA; encoded by the coding sequence ATGTCGTCGACGAACCTCGCGGGCGCCGGCGCGGAGCCGTTCCGTGTGTTCGTGGGGTACGACCCTCGCGAGGACATGGCGTACCGCGTGTGCCGGCGCTCCCTGCTGCGCCGCTCGTCCATCCCGCTGGAGATCACCCCGATCGTGCAGCAGGAGCTCCGCGAGGCGGGGCTCTACTGGCGGGAGCGCGGGCCGACGGAGAGCACCGAGTTCTCCTTCACCCGCTTCCTGACGCCGTACCTGGCGGGGTACCGCGGGTGGGCGCTCTTCGTGGACTGCGACTTCCTCTTCGTGTCCGAcgtggcggcgctggcgcggctcgccgccgacgccgacCCGCGGCACGCGGTGCTGTGCGTGCACCACGACTACACGCCCACGGAGGCCACCAAGATGGACGGCGCCGTGCAGACGTCGTACCCGCGCAAGAACTGGTCCTCCATGGTGCTCTTCGACTGCGGCCACCCCAAGAACCGCGCCGCGCTCACGCCGGAGGCCGTCAGCACGCGCAGCGGCGCGTACCTGCACCGCTTCATGTGGCTCGACGACGACGAGGTCGGCGAGGTGCCGTTCGTGTGGAACTTCCTCGTGGGCCACAACCGCGTCGACCCCGCCGAAGAGGCCGGGACGGCGCCGTGCGCGATACACTACACGTCCGGGGGACCGTGGTTCGAGAGGTACAGGGACTGCGAGTTCGCGGACCTCTGGGTCCAGGAGCGCGCCGCCTACGAGGCCGAAGAGGCCGACAAGGACGTGGATGGATACATGGCACCCGCCGTGGTGTCGGTGGAGGTGGATGCATGA